The DNA segment TCTCGATGCCGTAGGGTGTCGTCTGCTCGAGCGCGTGCATTCGGCCGTTTTTCTCGGCGTACCGGACGTTTGGGTTGTTCTCGAGCGCCTCGATAGCCTGCTCGGAGAAACGCCCGGAGACGGCCTTCCCGATGGAGCCGAAGTCGAGTTCGAACCGAACACCGTTTGCCCGCTTTTTGGCCACGTCGAAGTCGCTGCTTGCACGAAGTCCGATAATATACTCCGCGTCGTCCTGTGCGGCAGCCTGACCTGCAAGTGCTGTCGCTGCAACACCAGCACCGACGCCCTGCAGCAATCGTCGACGAGATACGTTGTCACGCGTCATGTTATTATCAACCACAGAGACTGCAACTATAGAGTATAATAAAAATGTTTTGGAACGAAGTTGCTAATATGAACGAATACCACCGAGTATCTAGTTAATATTTTTAACTTATAGTAGTTATAACACAACAAATGCACGCACCGAATCCGGTCACGTCTGACGCAAGAACTATACTCACTGCGCCGGACCAGTTACCCTATGGGACTGATGAGTAAAATTCTCGGCAGCGACCAGAACCGTAGCGCCGACGAATACGTCGAACTCGACCTCGACGACGTTTCCCCGGCAACCGGTGACGCAGCCATGTCCGTACACATCGCAGAAATCGGCGGCCAGGTCGACGCAATCGATATCAAAGACGCCGTCTACGACGGTGACATCGTCATCGCAGACATCACACGCCTGCGTACGAAAGACAGCACGACCGAACACATCATCGACGAACTCCGACAGGTCGCCCGAGAGGTCGACGGCGATATCGTCCAGAAAGGCGACGACCAGATTATCGTTACCCCGACCGGCATCAGCATCGGCCGCGAAAAGCTCGGGCAGTAACGAACGCTTTTTTGACGTATCTCTCGGTCAGACGCTCGAGAGCGGCCAGTTAGCTGGAACGTGATCCTGTGGACACGACAAGCAAGGGCTCGAGCGTGCAACAAGAGTGGTCAACCGTCTCGTATCGGACTCGTTTGATCGAAACGTCGGCAATTCACGTTCAACGAGCATCCCCCAACTGCGCGTTTACACGCATCTGGGAAGGCAACTCCTGCGAATCTTCGAGAGAGTAAACGAAACGGACGATGTTCGCCGAAATTGGCCAGAAGCGAAGTGAGACGCTACAGGTAATCGATCGCCGGCGGCAACTCGAGTTTCATGCCCTTGCGCTCACGAATCTCCATGATGGTTTCGCGCTGGAGCGAGTCGGACATGACCTCGAAGCCAGCGTTCTCGGTGTTCCAGGCGGCACGACCCTCGGTCGCACTGCGGATGTCACTCGAGAAGCCGATCATCTCTTCGACGGGCGCGATGCCTTCGACGACCATGAGGTCACCCTCCTGGTACATGTCGTCGACGCGGCCACGTCGGCCCTGGATCTCGCCGGAGGCGGCACCCATGTGGTCGTTTGGCACGTCGATTCGGACGTCCTGCATCGGCTCGAGCAGCTTGATGTGGCCGTCGATCAGCGAGCGGTGAACGGCTTCACGCGTCGCGGGGATAACCTGTGCCGGGCCACGGTGGATGGTGTCCTCGTGGAGTTTGGCGTCGTGCAGGCGGATGAGCGTCCCCTGAACGGGCTCGTTGGCGAGTGGGCCGTTGTCGAGGGCGTCTTCGAGCCCCTCGATGAACAGTTCCATCGTCTCGTTCAGGTGCTGGATACCTTTCGTGTCGTCGATGAGGATGTTCGTCCCGTGGATGTGCTCGACGTTCTGGGACGTGTCTTTGTCCATGCCGGCTTCTTGGAGCGCTTCACGGCGCTCGAGTTCGGGCATATCCATCGACGCCTCGCCGAGCTGGATCGTCTGGACGAGTTCGTCGCTAAGCGGGTGTGCCGAGATGTAAAAGCGGTTGTGACGGTTTGGCGAGATACCTTCGACCTCGTCACTCTCTCGCTGGACGGCCTCGCGGTAGACGACGATCGGCTCACCTGTGTTGACCGGAATCCCCTGGTTTGCCTCCATTCGCTGGGTGATGACTTCGAGGTGAAGTTCACCCTGTCCGGAGATCAGGTGTTCGCCGGTGTCTTCGTTGATGTCGATCTGGATCGTCGGGTCCTCTTTCGAGAACTGCCGAAGCGCTTCGATGAGCTTTGGCAGGTCGTCCATCGTCTTCGCTTCGACGGACTTCGTGATGACCGGCTCGGAGATGTGCTCGATGGACTCGAACGGCGTCATCTCGACGCTCGAGACAGTCGAACCAGCGATAGCATCGCGCAGGCCGGTGACGGCAGCGATGTTTCCGGCTGGAACACGTTCGACTTCCTCGCGTTCGCCACCCATGTAGATACCGACGGACTGGACGCGGTTTTTCCCGGCCGTTCCGGAGACGTACAGTTCCTGCCCTTTCTCGAGGCTCCCCGAGAACACACGGCCGGAGGCAATTTCACCGGCGTGTGGGTCCATGGAGATGTCGGTGACCATCAAGACGACTTCGCCGTCTTCGTCGACGAGTCGCATCGAATCCGCGAGTTCGGTCTCGGAATCACCACGCCAGATACGTGGGATACGACGGGGCTGTGCGTTGACTGGATTCGGGAAGTGCTCACAGACCATGTCGAGCACGACGTCCGACAGGGGCGTCCGCTCGTGGAGTTCCTGGCGTTTGTCGGCCTGCTCGAGGTCGATAATATCGCCGAAGTCCATTCCGGTTCGCTGCATCGACGGCATCGAGACACCCCACTTGTACAGTGCGGACCCGAAGCCGACGGTACCATCTTCGACCGAAACCGTCCAGTCATCGACGTCGTCCATCTCCTCGGTCATGCCGCGGATGAGGTCGTTGACGTCTTTGATGACCTTCAGGAGGCGCTCTTGCATCTCCTGTGGCCCTTCCTGCAGTTCCGAGATGAGGCGGTCGACCTTGTTGATGAACAGTGCCGGTTTGACACCCTCACGGAGCGCCTGACGCAGCACCGTCTCCGTCTGGGGCATTGCACCTTCGACGGCGTCGACGACCACCAGCGCACCGTCGACAGCGCGCATCGCCCGCGTCACGTCGCCACCGAAGTCGACGTGGCCTGGTGTGTCGATGAGGTTGATCAGGTGGTTCGTGTCGTCGTACTCGTGGGTCATCGAAACGTTTGCCGCGTCGATGGTAATCCCACGCTCTTGCTCGTCTTCTTCAGTGTCCATCGCGAGCTGTTGACCTGCCGTGTCGTCGGAGATCATACCCGCGCCCGCGAGGAGATTGTCGGAAAGCGTCGTTTTACCGTGGTCGACGTGAGCGGCGATGGCGATGTTCCGGATGTGCTCCGGGTTATCCATCAACCGTTCACATTCTTGAACGATCTTCTTACGTCGGCCCATATATCCACCTGTACCGGTAGCGGGGTCAAAAGGGTGCTGTTTCGTGTTCGCCGAAATCACCCGCTGTGACCGTCTCACACACCGCATACTCTCTCTCGAGTGAATGGGTACACGAAAACCGAATCTCGAGAGGGGAAGGCACCCTCTAGACGGGCGTAAAAGCCATACCCTGCGAGACCTTGGTATCTCATCACATGGACATTCGTATACAGGGTCCCGGCCCCAGCGCACCGTTTCTTGGAGCCCGAGACCTGTTCGAAACCGAACGGGACCTCACCCTGCCGGTGTACGTCCACCTGCGTGATGACCCCGACGAACGCACCTGGGCAGGCCACTACGACGACAGACACGTCCTGAACATCTCGCGGCAGGCTGCCTCGTCTGCGATGGCTCGCGAACTCGCGTTACACGAGTTTTCGCACATGGCACGCTACGAGGAATCTCACCCCTCGCACGTTCAACCCATCGAAGAGGCGCTGTACCTGGCACTGGCCGGCCACCGCGTCGAACGTCGCCGACTGACTCACTGTTACCAGATTGCCAATCACGCAAAGGACATCTACGCCGACGATATCACACTCGCCGTCGGTCCCGGCGAGAAACTACTCGCCTTCCTCGAGTCCTCGCTTGCAACGGCGGTTGCCGATCACGGATCGACAAACCCGGTTCGGGCCGGGAAAACGACCCGACTCACGCCAGCCGCCGATCCAAACATCACGGCCGTCAACGCCGCGTTTGCCCTGGCACTCGCGGAACGACACGATCTGCTCGAGGCCGACCATCGACTGTACGATCTGGCTCGAATCGCCGCCATGGACGCACCCGCTGTCGACCTGGACGCCTTCGTTCGGCAATTCCGGGACCTCAGCCACGACCCCGACGCAAGTACCTACCGACAGACGCTCGTCGAGTTAACTCGAGCGTACGTCCTGGATCAACCGCCCGGTTCGACACCAAAAGCTGAGCCGAATGGCAGCCGTGAAAACCGTCGCGGTGCGTCACGGGGCCCCAATACTGGAGCTGATTAGGGGTCATCTCGTTGTGGACGGAATAGTAGCCGGTGAAAGCCATTGTACACCCTATCGCAGGATGCCATCGCGGGAGGCATGAAAATCGTATCACTGGCAACGATAATCGTCGCACGTAATTCTCGCATCACCTTACCGTCTACTTTTTCTATATTTCTACTCGATTTAACTATTCCCCAATGTCGATGGTACTATACTTTCTATGTTTGATATATTTAAATAAATTCATTACGGGCTGGTACCATGTGCCATATGTACCATGACGGAACTTAGCGACTACCTGAAGAAGCACCCACGAATGATCGGCGTCCTGTTCACGGCCATGCTGTTGCTGTCCCAGGCTGGGACAGTTGCTGCCGGGAACGGAAACGCATACATCGGCCCCTAAAGACTACGTCCAAAATCACTGGTGAATTGTTCGGAATCACCGATGTCGTCTCTCGACCGTCTCGTTACTGAAGACGCGTTTCGATTGTGGGCATAGCGATCACACCCCTCCGTCGATCACGTCGTCCCCCCAGGAGAGTTCGCCATCGAACAATATCGGTATCTGTTCTAGCTCGAGAAACTCCGAAAGTTGGGCCTTCGTCGCTTCGAACGGGCCAACAACGTCAGGGCTCACAAAGTATGACCCAGTCGTATCCAGGTAAGGCATAAAGAGCACTCCTTTGCCCGAACTGGTGTGAGTATACATTTCCAGTTCGACGGTGAAGGCTCCGTTCGCTCGTTCTATCGTTGCCAGATTTGGAACTCCCGTTTCCGACTGTGCGATAGTGATGAGGCCGTCACCAACCAGTTGATACTGTTGACCGATGAGGCTTCGCTCTCGGGCGATCTCGAGGGCGGCATACAGCGGGTAGCCGCGGTTGAGCAACCGAGCCAGTTCAGTGCCCACGCTAATTGCACCACTATTGATGACGTCACCCAGCGTGACGACACCGCCAATACTTCCGCCTTCGACCAGATACAGTCCCTGATCGCGCGATTGGCACGCGTTGAGTAAAAACGCCTTGGCACCCACCGAATCTACCGTCGAGACGTCGAATATTCCATCCGAACACTGGAATCCCGATTCGTCGATGTGGCCGATGTAGTGGAATAGGTCGCTCTCGCGGGTGAGCACCGCCTCGAGTTCGTCTCTCGTTAGATCGTAGTGTTCGGTGACGGTGAACGGTAACGACTCACGATCGCCGTAGATCCCGTTGACCGCGTCGAGTTCTTCGCGCATTTCGGAGTCGTTACAGACCACTTCGATCTCGATCGGGTCCGATCTCGGTTCCCGCCCGATACTGTTATAAAACGCTGATACGGGTGTTGTGCTCTGGATATCGGGGCCATCTTGCCGTCGCCAAAATTGGCTAATCGTCGGTGGGAGATCCCCCGTGGATTCGTTCGTCGTTCCTTCGGAATGAGCCGTTGTCATCTCCGCATTTTCCACTTCCGATTCGCCCACTGTCGCCCCTGTTTTACTCTCGTCCGTCCCATCTTGACTCGAGCGAACGCCACGACTGAACGAATCGCGTGTAAACGTATGAATCGCTTGTTGATACTGTGCCGTCGATGAACTCGAGCGATCGGTCTCGGTCGTGACAATCGCGAGGCTCTTGGCGATAAACGGCAAGAACTCGATCGACGATGGGGTCGGTTTCAACTCGGCTTCGAGTCGCCACTGGGGAAGTTCTGGTTCGAGCACCTCGTACGGCGTTTCGAGGTACGTCTGCACCCGTTTGGCAGGCGACTGGTCGTACACCGTCGCTGGATCCCAGGATAGTTCGGGTTCGATAACCGATCGTGCATGCAAGGGAACGGGTGTCGTTCCCTCCGTTCGGACGATACAATCCAGGAAGAACACGTGTTTCAGCACGCGTTCGACCGTTTCCTCGAGATTCTCCGATTCCTCGAGAGGAAACGAAAACCCCGCTTCGGTCGTAATCGCTGGTTTGGCCCCTTCGACGACGGTCGCACCAAGATAGGACGCAAGCGGTGTCACGACAAAAACCGAAGCCAGGTCCGGTGGTACTGTTATACGAACGCCGGTTTCGGGGGGTGTGATTGTCTCAGGTACCGAGAGACACTCACCGAGTTCCAACGTTGGCGGATGGCCACGAAGCGTCGGATACGACCGTTCTGCAGTCGTCGTCTTCAGTGCCGAGCCGAACATCGTCACTGCCTGCATGAGGTCTGTGGGATCCTCGGTCGTCGTAATCGTCCCTGCAGGGCGAGTGTGATAGGATCGAGCCCCGATCACCGCTTTCGTCGATTCCTCGAATCCAATGTGGGTCCGTTCGGGGTCAAAATAGAGTTGAATCGAACTGTCGACGTCGATATATATTTTGAACGGGTTGGTCAGGTCGATCGTGTAATGGTCGGCCTCGAGGAACGTTTTACCTGACGGACCGATCCCCTCAACCATCGATCCGGTATCGTCTCGAATACAGGGCAAAGTGTTCGTTGGCAGCGTTATCATATCCGTCGTCACTGAGACGGCTGCGTCGACCGGGTACGGAATCGTATCGGATGGAACCGAGGTCGGCGCTACCGGATCGTGTGTGATGAGTTGACAGCGGTGACGTTCGATTCGATCGATAATCTCGAGGCCGTTCTCGACCGGTTCGAATGTTGGTTTCATATCTCGAGGATGTGGGGGCTTCAGCCGGGATGTGCTGTTGGTAGTCTGGTTGGCCCTGTCCGTACGAAGCAGCTACTCTCGAGGCATTGGGAGCCATCCCGAGCTATGAGTTCCGTTTGTGATTGTCCACCGTTCCTGACAGCCACCCCCTCGTTCTCGCAACTCGATGGTCGCGTCAAACAACGGAGTCAACACTGAGACGATCTTTGCATCCTCGTCTACTGGCAGGTGGATGTGTCCCATCCCGTTGACTGCTCGAGTGCGACCGTTGATGAGGTGTAAAAACTGGAACACGGTCTCTCGCCCGTACGTCTCGAGAAACGGCAACAACGTGGTCATCCCGAGTCGTACTTCCCCCGGTGTGAGTGTGTCGGCGTCGTCTTCGAACCGTTCGATGGCTTCGGAGATTGCAATACCGACATCCGCGAGCGTTTCGGTCGTCACTGGGTCGGTGGCAGTTGTCGAATCCCGCTCGTCTGTACCTATCGACGGAGTAGCTGTCGTCGATACCGACTGATTCCGCTCATCCGTGATCGCCGCTGTTTGGGTACAACGAGCCTGGTTTGCATATTCGATGTGTACGAACGATTCCGGTGGGGACTGATCCGGATACAGACCCGTATCGACGTCGTCGGACGCCGTCGACACCACGATTCGTCGGCGTGGAGCCATCGATGACTGGCCAAGCAATCGCTGCGTGAGGCGGTTTCGATAGGTCGAGTCGACTGAGCCAACGACTAAGACCGAAGCCCCCTGCTGTTTTAATTCCGTTAATTTGGCTGCGAAGGCGCTTTCATCGTAATCGCGTCTGCAATCGTTTCCGGATTGAATCACGTAACTATCACCTGATACTGCCTATCGAAGGTTAAGTTTTCTGGGTCCGAAATTCGCGCTGCGTAACATCTCGAAGTCCCACTCGAGGACGTCTCTTGCCCCCTCACACTCATCGGTTGCCGCCTGAGATATACCGAGGATACACGCACTGTTCTCGAGGCGAGCGTAGCCACTCCCGATTGTGACGGAAAACAAAATCTCGAGGCGCGGTTATCTGGCTGCGGCCGCGACGCGCTCTTTTTCCTCTTTCTGGCTGATCGAGTACGTCTGGACGTCGTAGTCAGCAGCACCGATAAGCTGACGTGCCAGCGC comes from the Natronosalvus amylolyticus genome and includes:
- a CDS encoding cell division protein SepF — encoded protein: MGLMSKILGSDQNRSADEYVELDLDDVSPATGDAAMSVHIAEIGGQVDAIDIKDAVYDGDIVIADITRLRTKDSTTEHIIDELRQVAREVDGDIVQKGDDQIIVTPTGISIGREKLGQ
- a CDS encoding elongation factor EF-2; protein product: MGRRKKIVQECERLMDNPEHIRNIAIAAHVDHGKTTLSDNLLAGAGMISDDTAGQQLAMDTEEDEQERGITIDAANVSMTHEYDDTNHLINLIDTPGHVDFGGDVTRAMRAVDGALVVVDAVEGAMPQTETVLRQALREGVKPALFINKVDRLISELQEGPQEMQERLLKVIKDVNDLIRGMTEEMDDVDDWTVSVEDGTVGFGSALYKWGVSMPSMQRTGMDFGDIIDLEQADKRQELHERTPLSDVVLDMVCEHFPNPVNAQPRRIPRIWRGDSETELADSMRLVDEDGEVVLMVTDISMDPHAGEIASGRVFSGSLEKGQELYVSGTAGKNRVQSVGIYMGGEREEVERVPAGNIAAVTGLRDAIAGSTVSSVEMTPFESIEHISEPVITKSVEAKTMDDLPKLIEALRQFSKEDPTIQIDINEDTGEHLISGQGELHLEVITQRMEANQGIPVNTGEPIVVYREAVQRESDEVEGISPNRHNRFYISAHPLSDELVQTIQLGEASMDMPELERREALQEAGMDKDTSQNVEHIHGTNILIDDTKGIQHLNETMELFIEGLEDALDNGPLANEPVQGTLIRLHDAKLHEDTIHRGPAQVIPATREAVHRSLIDGHIKLLEPMQDVRIDVPNDHMGAASGEIQGRRGRVDDMYQEGDLMVVEGIAPVEEMIGFSSDIRSATEGRAAWNTENAGFEVMSDSLQRETIMEIRERKGMKLELPPAIDYL
- a CDS encoding DUF5781 family protein, whose protein sequence is MDIRIQGPGPSAPFLGARDLFETERDLTLPVYVHLRDDPDERTWAGHYDDRHVLNISRQAASSAMARELALHEFSHMARYEESHPSHVQPIEEALYLALAGHRVERRRLTHCYQIANHAKDIYADDITLAVGPGEKLLAFLESSLATAVADHGSTNPVRAGKTTRLTPAADPNITAVNAAFALALAERHDLLEADHRLYDLARIAAMDAPAVDLDAFVRQFRDLSHDPDASTYRQTLVELTRAYVLDQPPGSTPKAEPNGSRENRRGASRGPNTGAD
- a CDS encoding DUF7503 family protein — its product is MTELSDYLKKHPRMIGVLFTAMLLLSQAGTVAAGNGNAYIGP
- a CDS encoding DUF7504 family protein, giving the protein MIQSGNDCRRDYDESAFAAKLTELKQQGASVLVVGSVDSTYRNRLTQRLLGQSSMAPRRRIVVSTASDDVDTGLYPDQSPPESFVHIEYANQARCTQTAAITDERNQSVSTTATPSIGTDERDSTTATDPVTTETLADVGIAISEAIERFEDDADTLTPGEVRLGMTTLLPFLETYGRETVFQFLHLINGRTRAVNGMGHIHLPVDEDAKIVSVLTPLFDATIELRERGGGCQERWTITNGTHSSGWLPMPRE